Proteins from a genomic interval of Geodermatophilus obscurus DSM 43160:
- a CDS encoding glucose-1-phosphate adenylyltransferase family protein, whose translation MPLPRVLVLVLAGGAGGRLELLTEQRAKPAVPFAGVYRLIDFPLSNCQHSHLSDVWVSVQFHPTSLSQHLANGRPWDLDRTDGGLLVLPPYQGTDRAGWVSGTANSLWRYAPLVRDVAPDALVVLSADAVYKLDYREVVDGHLGSGAEVTMVTTEVAEDDAPRYGIVEVGSGGKVADYAYKPDEPRTTTATNEVFVFSPGPMLDRLEALAAEHGEEGLEDLGTHLLPAQTRDGLARAHPFGGYWRDVGTVESYWRSHQEFLSAEPPLDLDDERWPVHTRGGRHSAARVLLDSAVDNSLISGGTRVLGNVHGSVLSPGVVVEAGATVVDSVLLPGARVRAGAMVTRAVLDDGVVVGERAAVGGDGEVTLVGRRAEVEAGTELAAGARFPDPGEDQD comes from the coding sequence ATGCCTCTCCCCCGGGTCCTCGTCCTCGTCCTGGCCGGCGGCGCCGGTGGGCGCCTGGAGCTGCTGACCGAGCAGCGCGCCAAGCCCGCCGTCCCCTTCGCCGGGGTCTACCGGCTGATCGACTTCCCGCTGAGCAACTGCCAGCACTCGCACCTCTCCGACGTCTGGGTGTCGGTGCAGTTCCACCCCACGTCGCTGTCGCAGCACCTGGCCAACGGCCGGCCGTGGGACCTCGACCGCACCGACGGCGGGCTGCTCGTCCTGCCGCCCTACCAGGGCACCGACCGTGCCGGCTGGGTCTCCGGGACGGCGAACTCGCTGTGGCGCTACGCCCCGCTGGTCCGCGACGTCGCCCCCGACGCGCTCGTGGTGCTCAGCGCCGACGCCGTCTACAAGCTGGACTACCGCGAGGTCGTCGACGGGCACCTCGGCTCGGGCGCGGAGGTCACCATGGTCACCACCGAGGTCGCCGAGGACGACGCACCGCGCTACGGCATCGTCGAGGTCGGCAGCGGCGGCAAGGTGGCCGACTACGCCTACAAGCCCGACGAGCCGCGCACCACCACGGCGACCAACGAGGTCTTCGTCTTCTCACCCGGCCCGATGCTGGACCGGCTGGAGGCCCTGGCCGCCGAGCACGGCGAGGAGGGGCTCGAGGACCTCGGCACCCACCTGCTGCCGGCGCAGACCCGCGACGGCCTGGCCCGCGCGCACCCGTTCGGCGGCTACTGGCGCGACGTGGGCACCGTGGAGTCCTACTGGCGGTCCCACCAGGAGTTCCTGTCCGCCGAGCCGCCGCTGGACCTCGACGACGAGCGCTGGCCGGTGCACACCCGCGGCGGCCGGCACAGCGCGGCGCGGGTGCTGCTGGACTCGGCGGTGGACAACAGCCTCATCTCCGGCGGCACCCGGGTGCTCGGCAACGTCCACGGGTCGGTCCTCTCCCCCGGCGTCGTCGTGGAGGCCGGCGCGACCGTCGTCGACTCGGTGCTGCTGCCCGGGGCGCGCGTGCGGGCCGGCGCCATGGTGACCCGGGCGGTGCTCGACGACGGCGTGGTGGTCGGCGAGCGGGCCGCGGTCGGCGGGGACGGCGAGGTCACGCTGGTCGGCCGCCGGGCCGAGGTCGAGGCCGGCACCGAGCTCGCCGCCGGTGCCCGCTTCCCGGACCCCGGGGAGGACCAGGACTGA
- a CDS encoding chemotaxis protein CheW — MTTAEAPAIGGQLATFWLDGDLYGVEVAHVQEVLKSQGLTRVPLAPTAVAGLINLRGQVVTAIELRERLGRPPRPEGTDAVVIVVRLHGEAVSLLVDAIADVVDVDPADFEAPPDTLDGAGRDLIRGAFKLDGQLLLALDVQKAVSA, encoded by the coding sequence GTGACCACTGCCGAGGCCCCCGCCATCGGCGGCCAGCTGGCCACCTTCTGGCTCGACGGCGACCTCTACGGCGTCGAGGTGGCGCACGTGCAGGAGGTCCTCAAGAGCCAGGGCCTGACCCGGGTGCCGCTGGCACCCACCGCCGTCGCCGGGCTGATCAACCTGCGCGGCCAGGTGGTGACCGCGATCGAGCTGCGCGAGCGGCTCGGCCGGCCGCCGCGGCCCGAGGGCACCGACGCCGTCGTCATCGTCGTCCGGCTGCACGGTGAGGCGGTCAGCCTGCTCGTGGACGCCATCGCCGACGTCGTGGACGTCGACCCGGCCGACTTCGAGGCGCCGCCGGACACGCTCGACGGTGCGGGCCGCGACCTGATCCGCGGCGCGTTCAAGCTCGACGGGCAGCTGCTGCTGGCGCTGGACGTGCAGAAGGCCGTCAGCGCCTGA
- a CDS encoding chemotaxis protein CheW — translation MDGLDDIVEEFLVESHENLDQLDTDLVALEQEPDSRERLSSIFRTIHTIKGTSGFLAFHRLEEVTHVGENMLSRLRDGALELTPQRTSVLLQMVDTVRSLLASIEATGGEGSVDVSAVVAEISAAMEDTPAPAAAEPDPAPAEVVVDVLAEVPAQAAAAPAAEAPEEPASAPVAEVPAPVAAAPATAVPAPVVETAPEFEAAQDGEAAPAADSGTGQTRRAVADSTIRVDVDLLDELMLLVGELVLTRNQIVQYVGRSNDTDLVRASQRLNLIASELQEGVMKTRMQPIDHIWSKLPRVVRDLGLQLQKNIRLEMEGRDTELDKTLLEAVKDPLTHLVRNSVDHGIEDADARIRVGKPAEGVLTLRARHESGQVVVEVADDGAGIDPVRLGAKAVERGLVTAEALTRMGPQDILQMIFLPGFSTAAQVTNVSGRGVGMDVVKTNIESIGGTIEVESAPGRGTCTRLRIPLTLAIVPALTVECAGDRYAIPQISLQELVSLDAEKAANAVEEVGGAPVYRLRGELLPLVRLTDVLGLTSDRHDGHVVIAVLRSEGRRFGLVVDRVINTEEIVVKAVGGQLKAIGLYSGATVLGDGTVALILDVQALARRALRTESSDRQESRAAALQAVATDAERQRMLLAAIGGGRRVAIPLDTVTRLEQVRTESVEKVGNREVVQYRGAILPIVRLDRHLGAYGDSEREVLEVIVYSDHGRSVAIVVEEILDIVDGEAAVRSDIDDMGLLGSAVLGDKVTELLDVRAAILAADPAFYSTHPTTHDSLSAAPHGASLLEVSL, via the coding sequence GTGGACGGTCTGGACGACATCGTCGAGGAGTTCCTGGTCGAGAGCCACGAGAACCTCGACCAGCTGGACACCGACCTGGTCGCCCTCGAGCAGGAGCCCGACTCCCGCGAGCGGCTCTCGAGCATCTTCCGCACGATCCACACCATCAAGGGGACCAGCGGCTTCCTGGCGTTCCACCGCCTCGAGGAGGTCACCCACGTCGGGGAGAACATGCTCTCCCGGCTGCGGGACGGCGCCCTGGAGCTGACCCCGCAGCGGACCAGCGTCCTGCTGCAGATGGTCGACACCGTCCGCTCGCTGCTCGCCTCCATCGAGGCCACCGGCGGCGAGGGCTCGGTCGACGTATCCGCCGTCGTCGCGGAGATCAGCGCGGCCATGGAGGACACCCCTGCGCCGGCCGCCGCCGAGCCGGACCCCGCGCCCGCCGAGGTCGTCGTCGACGTCCTCGCCGAGGTCCCGGCGCAGGCCGCTGCCGCCCCCGCGGCGGAGGCGCCCGAGGAGCCCGCGTCCGCGCCCGTCGCCGAGGTGCCGGCCCCCGTGGCCGCGGCGCCGGCGACGGCCGTCCCTGCACCGGTCGTCGAGACAGCCCCCGAGTTCGAGGCCGCGCAGGACGGCGAGGCTGCCCCCGCCGCCGACAGCGGCACCGGCCAGACCCGCCGGGCCGTCGCCGACAGCACCATCCGGGTGGACGTCGACCTGCTCGACGAGCTGATGCTGCTGGTCGGTGAGCTGGTGCTCACCCGCAACCAGATCGTCCAGTACGTCGGGCGCTCCAACGACACCGACCTGGTGCGCGCCTCGCAGCGGCTCAACCTCATCGCCAGCGAGCTGCAGGAGGGCGTCATGAAGACGCGCATGCAGCCGATCGACCACATCTGGTCGAAGCTGCCGCGCGTCGTCCGGGACCTGGGCCTGCAGCTGCAGAAGAACATCCGCCTGGAGATGGAGGGCCGCGACACCGAGCTGGACAAGACCCTGCTCGAGGCGGTCAAGGACCCGCTGACCCACCTGGTCCGCAACTCCGTCGACCACGGCATCGAGGACGCCGACGCGCGGATCCGGGTCGGCAAGCCGGCCGAGGGCGTGCTCACCCTGCGCGCGCGGCACGAGAGCGGCCAGGTCGTCGTCGAGGTCGCCGACGACGGTGCCGGGATCGACCCGGTCCGGCTCGGCGCCAAGGCCGTCGAGCGCGGGCTGGTCACCGCCGAGGCCCTCACCCGCATGGGCCCGCAGGACATCCTGCAGATGATCTTCCTGCCCGGGTTCTCCACGGCCGCGCAGGTCACCAACGTCTCCGGTCGCGGCGTCGGCATGGACGTCGTCAAGACCAACATCGAGTCCATCGGCGGCACCATCGAGGTCGAGTCCGCCCCCGGCAGGGGCACCTGCACCCGGCTGCGCATCCCGCTGACCCTGGCCATCGTGCCGGCGCTGACCGTCGAGTGCGCCGGCGACCGCTACGCCATCCCGCAGATCAGCCTGCAGGAGCTGGTCTCGCTGGACGCCGAGAAGGCGGCCAACGCCGTCGAGGAGGTCGGCGGTGCGCCGGTCTACCGGCTGCGCGGCGAGCTGCTCCCGCTGGTCCGGCTGACCGACGTCCTGGGCCTGACCTCCGACCGGCACGACGGGCACGTGGTCATCGCGGTGCTGCGCTCGGAGGGCCGCCGCTTCGGGTTGGTCGTCGACCGGGTCATCAACACCGAGGAGATCGTGGTCAAGGCCGTCGGCGGCCAGCTCAAGGCGATCGGCCTCTACTCGGGCGCGACCGTCCTCGGCGACGGCACCGTGGCCCTGATCCTCGACGTGCAGGCCCTGGCACGCCGGGCGCTGCGCACCGAGAGCAGCGACCGCCAGGAGTCCCGCGCGGCGGCGCTGCAGGCCGTCGCGACCGACGCCGAGCGGCAGCGGATGCTGCTGGCCGCCATCGGCGGGGGCCGCCGGGTCGCCATCCCGCTGGACACCGTCACCCGCCTCGAGCAGGTGCGCACGGAGTCCGTCGAGAAGGTCGGCAACCGGGAGGTCGTGCAGTACCGCGGCGCGATCCTGCCGATCGTCCGGCTGGACCGGCACCTGGGCGCCTACGGCGACAGCGAGCGCGAGGTGCTCGAGGTGATCGTCTACTCCGACCACGGCCGCAGCGTGGCCATCGTGGTCGAGGAGATCCTCGACATCGTCGACGGCGAGGCCGCCGTCCGCAGCGACATCGACGACATGGGCCTGCTGGGCTCGGCCGTGCTCGGCGACAAGGTCACCGAGCTGCTCGACGTCCGCGCCGCCATCCTCGCCGCCGACCCGGCGTTCTACTCGACGCACCCCACCACCCACGACTCCCTGTCCGCGGCGCCGCACGGCGCCTCCCTCCTGGAGGTCTCCCTGTGA
- a CDS encoding methyl-accepting chemotaxis protein — MHGMSTSTGGRWAGRIGVRGSILAVGAAGMAAAVAVGGFALSGLGAAGEARDEVGRLAAVLTGVQEIETSNADVTGWQTAYAWDARRVGGAAAVQDGNANRAGFLDSADRLRGHLEDIPTDVLTDTERATFTQIQQQWDAYFAVDDQVVLRYAQNTPAGIEAGDALVLGDGYNVYFEVLQLTADLRESLQDRVHAADAAADEEQAQTRWTMIAVVVLGALLAFALALTVARRIVRPIDAVASVAEALAAGDLTRTTGVRRDDEVGRAAAAIDAALGELRTVMTSVVGAADAVAASSEELSASSAQISASAEETSAQSGVVAGAAEEVSRSVQTVAAGAEQMGASIREIASNAAEASDVAARAVSAAETTTATVAKLGESSAEIGNVVKVITSIAEQTNLLALNATIEAARAGEAGKGFAVVANEVKELAQETAKATEDIARRVESIQGDTSAAVNAIAEISAIVAQISDRQTTIASAVEEQTATTNEMSRSVNEAAQGSGQIASNITGVSAAADSTTQALTQTRTAVDELSRMAADLRTTVARFTY, encoded by the coding sequence ATGCACGGGATGAGCACCAGCACGGGTGGGCGGTGGGCCGGCCGCATCGGGGTCCGGGGGTCGATCCTGGCCGTCGGCGCCGCGGGGATGGCCGCCGCGGTCGCCGTCGGCGGCTTCGCGTTGAGCGGGCTGGGAGCAGCCGGCGAGGCCCGGGACGAGGTGGGTCGCCTCGCGGCAGTGCTCACCGGCGTCCAGGAGATCGAGACGTCCAACGCGGACGTGACCGGCTGGCAGACCGCCTACGCCTGGGACGCGCGCCGTGTCGGTGGTGCCGCCGCGGTCCAGGACGGCAACGCCAACCGGGCCGGGTTCCTCGACAGCGCCGACCGGCTGCGCGGCCACCTCGAGGACATCCCCACGGACGTCCTCACGGACACCGAGCGTGCGACGTTCACCCAGATCCAGCAGCAGTGGGACGCCTACTTCGCCGTGGACGACCAGGTCGTCCTGCGGTACGCGCAGAACACGCCGGCCGGCATCGAGGCGGGCGACGCCCTGGTGCTGGGCGATGGCTACAACGTGTACTTCGAGGTGCTCCAGCTGACCGCGGACCTGCGCGAGTCCCTGCAGGACCGGGTCCACGCAGCGGACGCCGCTGCCGACGAGGAGCAGGCGCAGACGCGGTGGACCATGATCGCCGTCGTCGTCCTGGGAGCGCTCCTGGCCTTCGCCCTGGCGCTCACCGTGGCCCGGCGCATCGTGCGGCCGATCGACGCGGTCGCCTCCGTCGCGGAGGCCCTGGCCGCCGGTGACCTGACCCGGACGACCGGTGTGCGCAGGGACGACGAGGTGGGCCGGGCCGCTGCGGCGATCGACGCCGCCCTCGGCGAGCTCCGCACGGTGATGACCTCGGTGGTCGGCGCGGCGGACGCGGTCGCCGCCTCCTCGGAGGAGCTGTCGGCGTCCTCGGCGCAGATCTCGGCGTCGGCGGAGGAGACCTCGGCGCAGTCCGGTGTGGTGGCCGGCGCCGCGGAGGAGGTCTCCCGCAGCGTGCAGACGGTGGCGGCGGGCGCGGAGCAGATGGGCGCCAGCATCCGGGAGATCGCCAGCAACGCCGCGGAGGCCTCCGACGTGGCGGCCCGCGCGGTGAGCGCGGCGGAGACGACGACGGCCACGGTGGCGAAGCTGGGGGAGTCCTCGGCCGAGATCGGCAACGTGGTGAAGGTGATCACCTCGATCGCCGAGCAGACCAACCTGCTGGCGCTCAACGCCACCATCGAGGCCGCGCGTGCCGGGGAGGCGGGCAAGGGCTTCGCGGTGGTGGCCAACGAGGTCAAGGAGCTGGCCCAGGAGACCGCCAAGGCCACCGAGGACATCGCCCGCCGCGTCGAGTCGATCCAGGGCGACACGTCGGCGGCGGTGAACGCCATCGCCGAGATCAGCGCGATCGTCGCCCAGATCAGCGACCGGCAGACCACCATCGCCAGCGCGGTGGAGGAGCAGACCGCCACCACCAACGAGATGAGCCGGTCGGTCAACGAGGCCGCCCAGGGCTCGGGTCAGATCGCCAGCAACATCACCGGGGTCTCCGCCGCCGCGGACTCCACCACCCAAGCGCTGACCCAGACCCGCACCGCCGTCGACGAGCTCTCCCGGATGGCAGCCGACCTGCGCACCACGGTGGCCCGCTTCACCTACTGA
- a CDS encoding methyl-accepting chemotaxis protein — translation MSVPATAASPGRSGGWFADRPIGVKIGAAVGVLAVVAVSMTVLAVLRIGSLNAAAARINDNVVTLSDLADIQRSYQGDRARYTQYGLADPQTRAALRTDLAERRQSLEDQLDAYAEVTVNKEAFATFRGHLEDYYAIADGQLVPAADAGNPVLAGQIVSGPLQQATDVIMDEYSAMQERRVAAGQTDTDDAQQIADTAVLTLWLSLAAGIAVAGGLTVFVVRRITRTVRSVQTSVEALAAGDLTVAPEVRGQDELGRMAGALSAAQESLRGVLAAVASSADAVAASSEELSASSAQISASAEETSAQSGVVAGAAEEVSRSVQTVAAGAEQMGASIREIASNAAEASDVAARAVSAAETTTATVAKLGESSAEIGNVVKVITSIAEQTNLLALNATIEAARAGEAGKGFAVVANEVKELAQETAKATEDIARRVEAIQKDTGAAVGAIGEISQIVAQISDRQTTIASAVEEQTATTNEMSRSVTEAASGAGQIAANISGVSGAADSTTQALTQTRTAVDELSRMAAELRTSVSRFTY, via the coding sequence ATGTCCGTCCCCGCCACCGCGGCCTCCCCCGGACGTTCCGGGGGCTGGTTCGCCGACCGCCCGATCGGGGTGAAGATCGGTGCCGCCGTTGGCGTTCTCGCCGTGGTCGCCGTCTCCATGACCGTCCTCGCGGTCCTGCGCATCGGGTCGCTCAACGCCGCCGCGGCCCGGATCAACGACAACGTCGTGACCCTGTCCGACCTGGCCGACATCCAGCGCTCCTACCAGGGTGACCGCGCCCGGTACACGCAGTACGGCCTCGCCGACCCCCAGACCCGGGCCGCCCTGCGCACCGACCTGGCCGAGCGGCGGCAGAGCTTGGAGGACCAGCTCGACGCCTACGCCGAGGTGACGGTCAACAAGGAGGCCTTCGCGACCTTCCGGGGCCACCTGGAGGACTACTACGCGATCGCCGACGGGCAACTGGTCCCCGCGGCCGACGCCGGCAACCCGGTCCTCGCCGGGCAGATCGTCAGCGGTCCGCTGCAGCAGGCCACCGACGTCATCATGGACGAGTACTCGGCCATGCAGGAGCGCCGCGTGGCCGCCGGGCAGACCGACACCGACGACGCCCAGCAGATCGCCGACACCGCCGTCCTGACGCTGTGGCTGTCGCTGGCCGCCGGCATCGCCGTCGCCGGTGGGCTGACCGTGTTCGTCGTCCGGCGCATCACCCGGACGGTGCGGTCCGTGCAGACGTCGGTCGAGGCCCTCGCGGCCGGTGACCTGACGGTGGCGCCCGAGGTGCGGGGCCAGGACGAGCTGGGCCGCATGGCCGGCGCGCTGAGCGCGGCCCAGGAGAGCCTGCGCGGCGTCCTCGCCGCGGTGGCCTCGTCGGCCGACGCGGTGGCGGCCAGCTCCGAGGAGCTGTCGGCGTCCTCGGCGCAGATCTCGGCGTCGGCGGAGGAGACCTCGGCGCAGTCCGGTGTGGTGGCCGGCGCCGCGGAGGAGGTCTCCCGCAGCGTGCAGACGGTGGCGGCGGGCGCGGAGCAGATGGGCGCCAGCATCCGGGAGATCGCCAGCAACGCCGCGGAGGCCTCCGACGTGGCGGCCCGCGCGGTGAGCGCGGCGGAGACGACGACGGCCACGGTGGCCAAGCTGGGGGAGTCCTCGGCCGAGATCGGCAACGTCGTCAAGGTCATCACCAGCATCGCCGAGCAGACCAACCTGCTGGCGCTCAACGCCACCATCGAGGCCGCCCGCGCCGGGGAGGCCGGCAAGGGCTTCGCGGTGGTCGCCAACGAGGTCAAGGAGCTGGCCCAGGAGACCGCCAAGGCCACCGAGGACATCGCCCGCCGCGTCGAGGCGATCCAGAAGGACACCGGTGCCGCGGTCGGGGCGATCGGGGAGATCTCGCAGATCGTCGCGCAGATCTCCGACCGGCAGACCACCATCGCCTCCGCGGTGGAGGAGCAGACGGCGACGACGAACGAGATGTCGCGGTCCGTGACCGAGGCCGCCTCGGGAGCAGGTCAGATCGCCGCGAACATCAGCGGTGTCTCCGGTGCCGCGGACTCCACCACCCAGGCGCTGACCCAGACCCGCACCGCCGTCGACGAGCTCTCCCGCATGGCGGCCGAGCTGCGCACCAGCGTCTCCCGCTTCACCTACTGA
- a CDS encoding methyl-accepting chemotaxis protein translates to MTATVSPPRARSSGGWFADRPIGVKIASLIAFSALVGLLLTGIAVQRIQALHDGQQEIYDHNIEGLIDLGNIQRSYQGDRARYITYALATEAQRAALRADLADRRPVLEAQVEEYERHAIDPEAYATFVALLDEYYAVVDQQLVPVADRGDSAAAAVLVTGEVQAATDLLMDQFTVMMDLQAEDVTADIEDEAAAAGTAAVTLWTILAASVGVGALLVVLVVRQIVRTVRSVQRSVEALAAGDLTVSPEVSSDDELGRMARSLCEAQGGLREVLSTVGASADAVAASSEELSASAAQISASAEETSAQSGVVAGAAEEVSLSVQTVAAGADRMGVSIREISQNAAEAAQVAAQAVTEAEATTATITKLGESSKEIGDVVKVITSIAEQTNLLALNATIEAARAGEAGKGFAVVANEVKELAQETAKATEDIARRVEAIQGDTSGAVAAIGRISEVIGQINDYQTTIASAVEEQTATTSEMSRSVTEAAAGSGQIADNIGGVSTAADATTQALAQTRTAVDELSRMAADLRTTVVRFTY, encoded by the coding sequence ATGACCGCGACCGTCTCGCCTCCCCGCGCCCGGAGTTCCGGGGGCTGGTTCGCCGACCGGCCGATCGGCGTCAAGATCGCTTCGCTCATCGCCTTCAGCGCCCTCGTCGGCCTGCTCCTCACCGGCATCGCCGTGCAGCGAATTCAGGCTCTGCACGACGGCCAGCAGGAGATCTACGACCACAACATCGAAGGCCTCATCGACCTCGGCAACATCCAGCGGTCGTACCAGGGCGACCGTGCCCGGTACATCACCTACGCCCTGGCGACCGAGGCGCAGCGGGCCGCCCTCCGCGCCGATCTGGCCGACCGCAGGCCCGTCCTGGAGGCGCAGGTCGAGGAGTACGAGCGCCACGCCATCGACCCCGAGGCCTACGCGACGTTCGTCGCGCTGCTCGACGAGTACTACGCCGTTGTCGACCAGCAGCTGGTGCCGGTGGCCGACCGGGGTGACTCGGCCGCCGCAGCGGTCCTGGTGACCGGGGAGGTGCAGGCGGCGACCGACCTCCTCATGGACCAGTTCACCGTCATGATGGACCTCCAGGCCGAGGACGTCACCGCTGACATCGAGGACGAGGCCGCTGCGGCCGGCACGGCCGCGGTCACACTGTGGACCATCCTGGCGGCGAGCGTCGGCGTGGGAGCGCTGCTGGTCGTCCTGGTCGTCCGGCAGATCGTCCGCACGGTGCGGTCGGTGCAGCGGTCGGTGGAGGCGCTCGCGGCCGGTGACCTCACCGTGTCGCCCGAGGTGTCCTCCGACGACGAGCTCGGGCGGATGGCGCGGTCGCTGTGCGAGGCTCAGGGCGGCCTGCGCGAGGTGCTCTCCACCGTCGGCGCCTCGGCCGATGCGGTGGCGGCGTCGTCGGAGGAGTTGTCGGCCTCCGCGGCCCAGATCTCGGCCTCGGCGGAGGAGACGTCCGCGCAGTCCGGTGTGGTGGCCGGCGCGGCGGAGGAGGTCTCGCTCAGCGTGCAGACGGTGGCGGCCGGCGCGGATCGGATGGGCGTCTCCATCCGGGAGATCAGCCAGAACGCCGCGGAGGCGGCCCAGGTCGCGGCACAGGCGGTGACCGAGGCGGAGGCGACGACGGCGACGATCACCAAGCTGGGGGAGTCCTCCAAGGAGATCGGGGACGTCGTCAAGGTCATCACGTCGATCGCGGAGCAGACGAACCTGCTGGCGCTGAACGCCACCATCGAGGCCGCGCGGGCCGGTGAGGCCGGCAAGGGCTTCGCGGTGGTCGCCAACGAGGTCAAGGAGCTGGCCCAGGAGACCGCCAAGGCCACCGAGGACATCGCCCGCCGCGTGGAGGCCATCCAGGGCGACACCAGCGGTGCCGTCGCCGCGATCGGGCGGATCAGCGAGGTCATCGGCCAGATCAACGACTACCAGACCACCATCGCCAGCGCCGTCGAGGAGCAGACGGCGACCACCAGCGAGATGTCCCGGTCGGTGACCGAGGCCGCCGCCGGCTCGGGCCAGATCGCCGACAACATCGGCGGGGTGTCCACCGCCGCGGATGCGACCACGCAGGCGCTGGCCCAGACGCGCACGGCCGTCGACGAGCTCTCCCGCATGGCCGCCGACCTGCGCACCACGGTGGTCCGCTTCACCTACTGA
- the otsB gene encoding trehalose-phosphatase, with protein MSGPAASAGGLSADLAEALAAVAGRRPLLVASDYDGVLAPLVGDPSAAVPLPGVAAALARVAAADAVTVALVSGRGVADLRAVSGFEGPYRWIGSHGAEYGGPLTAELAGRRDVLAEWLAPLVAAVPGARLEVKPASVAVHVRQVTDRAAAAALLERADAAADPFLTKKPGKEVLELAVTDADKGSALLRLRDDLGAAATVYLGDDRTDEDAFRVLSPGDLTVKVGEGETAARYRVPDPAAVVVLLETLAGALD; from the coding sequence GTGAGCGGGCCGGCGGCGTCCGCCGGCGGGCTGTCGGCCGACCTCGCCGAGGCGCTGGCGGCCGTGGCCGGACGGCGGCCACTGCTGGTGGCCAGCGACTACGACGGCGTCCTCGCCCCTCTGGTGGGTGACCCGTCGGCCGCCGTGCCGCTGCCGGGGGTCGCCGCGGCGCTGGCGCGGGTGGCCGCCGCCGACGCGGTCACCGTGGCGCTGGTGAGCGGCCGCGGCGTGGCCGACCTGCGTGCGGTCAGCGGCTTCGAGGGGCCCTACCGCTGGATCGGCAGCCACGGGGCGGAGTACGGCGGGCCGCTGACCGCGGAGCTCGCCGGCCGGCGGGACGTGCTCGCCGAGTGGCTGGCCCCGCTCGTCGCGGCGGTGCCCGGCGCGCGGCTGGAGGTCAAGCCCGCCAGCGTGGCGGTGCACGTGCGGCAGGTGACCGACCGCGCGGCGGCCGCCGCACTGCTGGAGCGGGCCGATGCCGCCGCGGATCCGTTCCTGACGAAGAAGCCGGGCAAGGAGGTGCTCGAGCTCGCCGTCACCGACGCCGACAAGGGCAGTGCCCTGCTGCGGCTCCGCGACGACCTCGGTGCGGCCGCGACGGTCTACCTCGGCGACGACCGCACCGACGAGGACGCCTTCCGCGTCCTGTCCCCCGGCGACCTCACCGTCAAGGTGGGCGAGGGCGAGACCGCGGCGCGGTACCGCGTCCCCGACCCGGCCGCGGTCGTCGTCCTCCTGGAGACGCTGGCCGGCGCGCTCGACTGA